The following are encoded in a window of Staphylococcus piscifermentans genomic DNA:
- the lepA gene encoding translation elongation factor 4 has translation MNNEERLERQKNIRNFSIIAHIDHGKSTLADRILENTKSVETRDMQAQLLDSMDLERERGITIKLNAVKLKYDAKNGESYIFHLIDTPGHVDFSYEVSRSLAACEGAILVVDAAQGIEAQTLANVYLALDNDLELLPVVNKIDLPAAEPERVKQELEDVIGLDQDDVVLASAKSNIGIDEILEKIVETIPAPDGDPAALLKALIFDSEYDPYRGVISSIRIMDGVVKAGDKIKMMASGKEFEVNEVGINTPKQLPVEELTVGDVGYITASIKNVDDSRVGDTITHADRPAEQPLKGYKKMNPMVFCGLFPIDNKNYNDLREALEKLQLNDASLEFEPETSQALGFGFRTGFLGMLHMEIIQERIEREFGIELIATAPSVIYECILKNGNKVVVDNPSQMPERDQIEKIYEPYVRATIMVPNDYVGAVMELCQRKRGQFVNMDYLDDIRVNIIYDIPLSEVVFDFFDQIKSNTKGYASFDYELTGYKESDLVKMDILLNGDKVDALSFIVHKEFAYERGKALVERLKTLIPRQQFEVPVQAAVGQKIVARTNIKSMGKNVLSKCYGGDISRKRKLLEKQKAGKAKMKAVGNVEIPQDAFLAVLKMDED, from the coding sequence ATGAATAATGAAGAGCGTTTAGAACGTCAAAAAAATATACGAAATTTTTCTATCATTGCACATATCGACCACGGGAAGTCGACATTGGCAGATAGAATACTTGAAAATACAAAAAGTGTTGAAACAAGAGATATGCAAGCTCAATTGCTAGACTCAATGGATTTAGAACGTGAGAGAGGCATTACAATTAAATTAAATGCAGTGAAATTAAAGTATGACGCCAAAAATGGTGAGTCATATATTTTTCATTTAATAGACACACCAGGACACGTCGATTTTTCATATGAAGTATCTAGATCATTAGCAGCATGTGAGGGGGCAATTCTCGTTGTCGATGCTGCCCAAGGTATTGAGGCACAAACATTAGCAAACGTTTATCTTGCTTTGGATAACGACTTAGAATTACTCCCTGTAGTCAATAAAATAGATTTGCCGGCTGCTGAACCAGAGCGTGTTAAACAAGAGTTAGAAGATGTTATCGGGTTAGATCAAGACGATGTTGTACTGGCAAGTGCAAAGTCTAATATAGGCATAGATGAAATATTAGAAAAGATTGTAGAAACCATTCCTGCACCTGATGGGGACCCTGCTGCTCTACTCAAGGCCCTTATCTTTGATTCTGAGTATGACCCTTACAGAGGTGTTATTTCTTCAATCAGAATTATGGATGGGGTAGTGAAAGCTGGTGATAAGATTAAAATGATGGCTAGCGGAAAAGAATTTGAAGTTAACGAAGTAGGAATTAATACACCAAAACAACTACCGGTTGAAGAATTGACTGTTGGAGATGTAGGTTATATTACTGCTAGTATTAAGAATGTCGATGATTCTCGTGTCGGCGATACTATTACTCATGCCGATAGACCTGCAGAACAACCACTGAAGGGTTATAAAAAAATGAATCCTATGGTTTTTTGTGGTTTATTCCCTATAGATAATAAAAATTACAACGATTTAAGAGAAGCTCTAGAAAAGTTACAATTGAACGACGCTTCACTAGAATTTGAACCTGAAACTTCTCAAGCATTAGGCTTTGGTTTCCGTACTGGCTTCTTAGGTATGCTCCATATGGAAATTATTCAAGAGCGTATTGAAAGAGAGTTCGGAATTGAACTAATCGCTACTGCACCTTCAGTTATCTATGAATGTATACTAAAAAATGGCAACAAAGTAGTTGTGGATAATCCATCACAAATGCCAGAAAGAGATCAAATTGAAAAGATATATGAACCATACGTTCGTGCCACAATTATGGTTCCTAATGATTATGTAGGTGCTGTAATGGAACTTTGTCAACGTAAACGTGGACAGTTCGTTAATATGGATTACCTAGATGATATACGTGTGAATATTATTTATGATATTCCTTTATCTGAAGTCGTTTTCGACTTTTTCGACCAAATTAAATCGAATACAAAAGGATATGCTTCCTTTGATTATGAATTGACAGGTTACAAAGAAAGTGATCTTGTTAAAATGGATATTCTTCTAAATGGAGATAAAGTTGATGCTTTAAGCTTTATTGTACATAAAGAATTTGCATATGAAAGAGGCAAAGCATTAGTAGAACGTCTAAAAACACTTATTCCTCGTCAGCAATTCGAAGTACCTGTCCAAGCTGCAGTAGGTCAAAAGATTGTAGCTAGAACTAATATCAAATCAATGGGTAAAAATGTATTATCTAAATGTTATGGCGGAGATATCAGCCGTAAACGTAAGTTGTTGGAAAAACAAAAAGCTGGTAAAGCTAAAATGAAAGCTGTAGGAAACGTTGAAATTCCTCAAGATGCTTTCTTAGCCGTATTAAAAATGGATGAAGATTAA
- the hemW gene encoding radical SAM family heme chaperone HemW, with amino-acid sequence METKSAYIHIPFCVRICTYCDFNKYFIHNQPVDEYLDCLIKEFHQPIKKELNTMFVGGGTPTALSTPQLEKLLQGIADNFDIRDEYTFEANPDELTDEKIRLLKDYGVNRLSMGVQTFDDSLLKVLGRTHKTEDIYQAVNLANKFNINSISLDLMYHLPNQTLNQFEESLDIALSMDINHISSYGLILEPKTQFYNLYRKGKLKLPNEDLGEDMYELLLDKIHASNLHQYEISNFSQQGHESEHNKVYWKNEYYYGFGAGASGYTNGVRYTNVNPVNHYIKKIQNNETPILQQTEPNIKEQMEEQMFLGLRMNQGVSKDLFAHRFGKKIEDIYPNELLELSKNNLIKNERDFVKLTERGKVIGNEVFEAFLID; translated from the coding sequence ATGGAAACTAAAAGTGCTTATATTCATATTCCATTTTGCGTAAGAATATGTACATATTGCGATTTTAATAAGTACTTTATTCATAACCAACCTGTCGATGAATATCTGGATTGTTTAATTAAAGAATTTCATCAACCGATAAAGAAAGAATTGAATACAATGTTTGTAGGCGGGGGCACGCCAACCGCTCTAAGCACTCCACAATTAGAAAAATTATTACAAGGTATTGCAGATAATTTTGACATTCGAGATGAATACACATTTGAAGCTAACCCAGATGAACTCACAGATGAAAAAATTCGTTTGCTTAAAGATTATGGAGTTAACCGCCTATCAATGGGAGTACAAACTTTTGATGATTCACTATTAAAGGTTCTTGGCAGGACTCATAAAACAGAAGATATTTACCAAGCAGTCAACTTGGCAAATAAATTTAATATTAATTCCATCAGTCTTGATTTAATGTATCATTTACCGAATCAAACCTTAAATCAATTTGAAGAAAGTTTAGATATTGCACTTTCCATGGATATCAATCATATTTCAAGTTACGGATTAATTCTTGAACCTAAAACACAATTTTATAATTTATATCGTAAGGGCAAGCTAAAGTTACCCAATGAAGATTTAGGAGAAGATATGTATGAATTATTATTAGATAAAATTCATGCATCGAATCTTCATCAATACGAAATTTCAAATTTCAGTCAACAAGGACATGAATCCGAGCATAATAAAGTATATTGGAAAAATGAATACTATTATGGATTTGGTGCTGGTGCTAGCGGCTATACAAATGGTGTGAGATATACCAATGTAAACCCAGTTAACCACTATATTAAAAAAATCCAAAATAATGAAACTCCTATCCTTCAACAGACAGAACCAAATATCAAAGAGCAAATGGAAGAACAAATGTTTCTAGGTCTTAGAATGAACCAAGGTGTCTCTAAGGATTTATTTGCACATAGATTTGGCAAAAAGATTGAAGATATTTATCCAAATGAATTACTAGAATTAAGTAAAAATAATTTAATCAAAAATGAAAGAGATTTCGTGAAATTGACTGAACGTGGAAAAGTTATTGGAAATGAAGTTTTTGAAGCCTTTTTGATTGATTAA
- the hrcA gene encoding heat-inducible transcriptional repressor HrcA, with protein sequence MITDRQLSILNAIVEDYVDYGLPIGSKTIIDRHNVDVSPATIRNEMKYLENEGLVEKAHASSGRFPSIKGFRYYVDQLLENNYSRKPNNQRLNDLLAENNYNLSNALSAYANELSMTTNYTTLIMKPNQTKDLITDVHLFNTVANLVIMVIVFESGDVEHLQLAVPEKISKHRLIQIANYIKDNFNDESGSKISKMAFEHSRDSVTVLQLIDLLNQRLKDSTSDIYLGGKSNLIDMLNEQNVSSIQQILQYLESNKILKLFEDDYHSGIDVKIGQEIDNNLENISIVLSDYHIENHLTGHIAVIGPTAMRYQNVIQLLYKI encoded by the coding sequence ATGATTACCGATAGACAACTGAGCATCTTGAATGCTATTGTTGAAGATTATGTTGATTATGGTCTGCCGATTGGTTCAAAAACAATTATCGATAGACATAACGTAGATGTGAGCCCTGCAACTATTCGAAATGAGATGAAATATCTCGAAAATGAAGGATTAGTTGAAAAAGCACATGCTTCTTCAGGTAGATTCCCATCTATCAAAGGTTTCAGATATTATGTTGATCAATTATTAGAGAATAATTACTCTCGCAAACCTAATAATCAACGTTTAAATGATCTTTTAGCTGAAAATAATTATAATTTGTCCAATGCTTTAAGTGCATATGCAAATGAATTGTCTATGACAACTAATTATACTACGTTAATTATGAAACCGAATCAAACTAAAGATTTGATTACCGATGTTCATTTATTTAACACAGTTGCTAACTTAGTTATAATGGTAATTGTGTTTGAATCAGGAGATGTAGAACACCTGCAATTAGCAGTCCCAGAAAAAATTTCTAAACATCGTTTAATTCAAATTGCTAATTACATTAAAGATAATTTTAACGATGAATCAGGAAGTAAAATTTCAAAAATGGCATTTGAACATTCAAGAGATTCAGTAACTGTACTTCAATTAATAGACTTATTGAATCAGCGTTTAAAGGATTCAACATCGGATATTTATTTAGGTGGCAAATCTAATTTAATCGACATGTTGAATGAACAGAATGTTAGTTCCATACAACAAATTCTTCAATATTTAGAGTCCAATAAGATATTGAAATTATTTGAAGATGATTATCACTCTGGTATCGATGTAAAGATCGGTCAGGAAATTGATAATAATTTAGAGAATATTTCTATCGTTCTCAGTGATTATCATATTGAAAATCACTTAACCGGACATATAGCAGTTATTGGACCAACTGCTATGCGTTATCAAAATGTTATTCAATTACTCTATAAAATTTAG
- the grpE gene encoding nucleotide exchange factor GrpE, which translates to MTEKDQSVNNEEVAENQENTAKDSNTDEQNETVNQEEVLEEQKTSENDSKDEEIQQLKEEVNNQEEKYLRLYAEFENYKRRIQNENQTLKTYQAQSVLTDILPTIDNIERALQIEGDDESFKSLQKGVQMVYESLLRALNENGLEEIEAVGQQFDPNFHQAVMQDNDESFESNAVTQELQKGYKLKDRVLRPSMVKVNQ; encoded by the coding sequence ATGACAGAAAAAGATCAATCAGTTAATAATGAAGAAGTTGCTGAAAACCAAGAGAATACAGCTAAAGACTCGAATACTGATGAACAAAATGAAACTGTAAATCAAGAAGAAGTTCTTGAGGAACAAAAAACTTCTGAAAATGACAGCAAAGATGAAGAAATTCAACAATTGAAAGAAGAAGTTAATAATCAAGAAGAAAAATATCTACGTCTTTATGCAGAATTTGAAAACTATAAAAGACGTATTCAAAATGAAAACCAAACTTTGAAAACTTATCAAGCTCAAAGCGTGCTTACTGATATTTTACCAACAATTGATAATATCGAACGTGCGTTACAAATCGAAGGCGACGATGAATCATTTAAATCTCTACAAAAAGGGGTACAAATGGTATATGAAAGCTTGCTAAGAGCTCTAAACGAAAATGGTTTAGAAGAAATTGAAGCTGTTGGGCAACAATTTGATCCTAACTTCCATCAAGCTGTAATGCAAGATAACGATGAATCATTCGAATCAAATGCTGTTACTCAAGAGTTGCAAAAAGGTTACAAATTGAAAGATCGTGTCTTACGACCTTCAATGGTAAAAGTAAATCAATAA
- the dnaK gene encoding molecular chaperone DnaK, with protein sequence MGKIIGIDLGTTNSCVAVLEGDEPKVIQNPEGARTTPSVVAFKNGETQVGEVAKRQAITNPNTIQSIKREMGTDHKVDVEGKSYTPQEISAMILQNLKSTAESYLGDKVDKAVITVPAYFNDAERQATKDAGKIAGLEVERIINEPTAAALAYGLDKTEQDEKVLVFDLGGGTFDVSILELGDGVFEVLSTAGDNKLGGDDFDQVIIDYLVEEFKKENGIDLSQDKMALQRLKDAAEKAKKDLSGVSQTQISLPFISAGESGPLHLELTLTRSKFEELSDDLVRRTMGPTRQALSDAGLTSKDIDEVILVGGSTRIPAVQEAVKKEVGKEPNKSVNPDEVVAMGAAIQGGVISGDVKDVVLLDVTPLSLGIEIMGGRMNTLIERNTTIPTSKSQVYSTAADNQPAVDIHVLQGERPMASDNKTLGRFSLTDIPPAPRGVPQIEVTFDIDKNGIVNVTAKDLGTNKEQNITIESSSALSDDEIDRMVKDAEQNAEEDKKRREESDLRNEADSLVFQVDKTLKDLGDNVSEDDKKQAKDKKEALKSALEGQDLDDIKSKKEELEKVVQDLSMKVYQQAQQAQQGQQGDAAGSNQSDVEDADYTEVKDDDDKKDNK encoded by the coding sequence ATGGGTAAAATTATAGGTATTGACTTAGGTACAACAAATTCTTGCGTGGCTGTTTTAGAAGGCGACGAACCAAAAGTAATTCAAAATCCAGAAGGTGCACGTACAACTCCATCAGTTGTAGCATTCAAAAATGGTGAAACTCAAGTAGGTGAAGTTGCAAAACGCCAAGCAATTACTAATCCAAATACTATTCAATCAATCAAACGTGAAATGGGTACTGATCACAAAGTTGATGTTGAAGGTAAATCATATACACCACAAGAAATCTCAGCAATGATTTTACAAAATTTAAAAAGTACTGCTGAAAGTTATTTAGGTGATAAAGTAGACAAAGCAGTTATCACTGTACCTGCTTACTTTAATGATGCAGAACGTCAAGCAACAAAAGATGCAGGTAAAATCGCTGGATTAGAAGTTGAACGTATTATCAACGAACCTACAGCTGCTGCTTTAGCTTATGGTTTAGATAAAACTGAACAAGATGAAAAAGTATTAGTATTTGACTTAGGCGGCGGTACATTTGACGTTTCTATTCTTGAATTAGGCGACGGTGTATTTGAAGTGTTATCAACTGCCGGCGATAATAAATTAGGCGGTGATGACTTTGACCAAGTTATCATTGACTATTTAGTAGAAGAATTCAAAAAAGAAAATGGCATTGACTTATCACAAGATAAAATGGCTCTACAACGTTTGAAAGATGCTGCTGAAAAAGCTAAAAAAGACTTATCTGGTGTATCTCAAACACAAATTTCATTACCATTTATCTCTGCTGGTGAAAGTGGACCATTACACTTGGAACTAACTTTAACTCGTTCTAAATTCGAAGAGTTATCTGATGATTTAGTTCGCCGTACAATGGGACCAACTCGTCAAGCATTAAGCGATGCAGGTTTAACTAGCAAAGATATTGACGAAGTTATCCTTGTGGGTGGTTCTACTCGTATTCCAGCTGTTCAAGAAGCAGTTAAAAAAGAAGTAGGCAAAGAACCAAACAAAAGCGTTAACCCAGACGAAGTTGTTGCAATGGGCGCAGCTATCCAAGGTGGCGTAATCTCTGGTGATGTTAAAGATGTTGTATTACTAGACGTAACTCCATTATCATTAGGTATTGAAATTATGGGTGGACGTATGAACACATTAATCGAAAGAAATACAACAATCCCAACATCTAAATCACAAGTTTACTCAACAGCTGCTGATAATCAACCAGCTGTAGATATTCACGTATTACAAGGTGAACGTCCGATGGCTTCTGATAACAAAACTTTAGGAAGATTCTCATTAACTGACATTCCACCAGCTCCACGCGGCGTACCTCAAATCGAAGTAACATTTGATATTGATAAAAACGGTATTGTTAACGTAACTGCTAAAGATTTAGGTACTAATAAAGAGCAAAATATCACTATTGAATCTAGTTCAGCATTATCAGATGACGAAATCGATCGTATGGTTAAAGATGCAGAACAAAATGCTGAAGAAGATAAAAAACGTCGTGAAGAAAGTGACCTCAGAAATGAAGCAGACAGCTTAGTATTCCAAGTTGATAAAACATTGAAAGATTTAGGCGACAACGTTTCTGAAGACGATAAAAAACAAGCTAAAGATAAAAAAGAAGCTTTAAAATCTGCACTTGAAGGCCAAGACTTAGATGATATCAAATCTAAAAAAGAAGAGCTTGAAAAAGTCGTTCAAGACTTATCTATGAAAGTTTACCAACAAGCACAGCAAGCTCAACAAGGTCAACAAGGAGACGCTGCAGGTTCAAACCAAAGCGATGTTGAAGATGCTGATTACACTGAAGTCAAAGATGACGACGATAAAAAAGACAATAAATAA
- the dnaJ gene encoding molecular chaperone DnaJ — protein sequence MAKRDYYEVLGVSKDASKDEIKKAYRKLSKKYHPDINQEEGAEEKFKEISEAYEVLSDENKRANYDQFGHSGPQGGFGGQGFGGGQDFSGFGGGFEDIFSSFFGGGAQRDPNAPRKGDDLQYTMTVTFEEAVFGTEKEISIRKQVKCETCGGSGAKPGSKKKTCHYCNGSGHVSVEQNTILGRVRTEKVCPVCNGTGEEIEEPCPTCHGKGTETKNVKIKVKVPEGVDNDQQIRLAGKGAPGHNGGPQGDLYVVFRVEPSDTFEREGDDIFYNLNISFPQAALGDEIKVPTLNGHVMLSVPEGTQDGKQFRMKEKGIKNVHGYGYGDLFVNISVVTPTKLNDKQKSLMREFADVSGEEITEQPTNFKERARRFFKGE from the coding sequence GTGGCAAAAAGAGACTATTATGAAGTCTTAGGTGTCAGCAAAGATGCGTCAAAAGACGAAATCAAAAAAGCTTACCGTAAATTGTCCAAAAAATATCACCCAGATATTAACCAAGAAGAGGGCGCTGAAGAAAAATTCAAAGAAATTTCAGAGGCTTATGAAGTACTCAGCGATGAAAATAAACGTGCTAACTACGACCAATTCGGTCATAGCGGTCCACAAGGTGGCTTTGGCGGCCAAGGATTCGGCGGTGGTCAGGACTTTAGCGGTTTCGGCGGCGGCTTCGAAGACATTTTCAGTTCTTTCTTTGGTGGAGGCGCGCAACGTGATCCTAATGCACCTCGTAAAGGTGACGACCTTCAATACACCATGACAGTAACATTTGAAGAAGCTGTTTTCGGTACTGAAAAGGAAATTTCAATACGTAAACAAGTGAAATGTGAAACTTGTGGCGGCTCAGGTGCAAAACCAGGTTCTAAGAAAAAAACTTGTCATTATTGTAATGGATCAGGTCATGTTTCAGTCGAACAAAATACGATTTTAGGACGCGTAAGAACAGAAAAAGTGTGTCCAGTTTGTAATGGTACAGGAGAAGAAATTGAAGAGCCTTGTCCAACTTGTCATGGCAAAGGAACTGAAACTAAAAATGTTAAAATTAAAGTAAAAGTTCCAGAAGGTGTCGACAATGACCAACAAATCCGTTTAGCAGGAAAAGGCGCTCCAGGTCATAACGGCGGTCCACAAGGTGATTTATACGTTGTATTCCGCGTTGAACCATCGGATACCTTTGAACGTGAAGGAGACGATATTTTCTATAACTTAAATATCAGTTTCCCTCAAGCAGCATTAGGTGATGAAATTAAAGTACCAACATTAAATGGCCATGTCATGTTAAGTGTGCCTGAAGGTACTCAAGACGGTAAACAATTCCGTATGAAAGAAAAAGGTATAAAAAATGTTCATGGCTACGGCTATGGTGATTTATTTGTTAATATTAGTGTTGTAACACCAACCAAACTAAATGATAAACAAAAATCATTAATGCGGGAATTTGCCGATGTAAGCGGAGAAGAAATTACAGAACAACCAACAAACTTCAAAGAGCGTGCTCGCAGATTCTTTAAAGGAGAATAA
- the prmA gene encoding 50S ribosomal protein L11 methyltransferase, translating to MNWVELSIVVNHDVQEFVTNILEENGSNGVVIEDSNDLNGQLADKFGEIYELNPNDYPESGVRIKAYFNELDFSQTLKSKILESIKELSDLNQVLFEYKEEIIKESDWENEWKNYFHPFKASDHFTIVPSWESYQKEDDSELCIELDPGMAFGTGDHPTTSMCLNAIEQYVSPKDSVIDVGTGSGILSIACHLLGVKHIKAVDLDEMAVRVAKENFEKNSCEKAIETTTGNLLHEESGKYDVVIANILAHIIDEMIEDAYNTLNEKGRFITSGIIEEKSDEITEHMKRAGFNIISINHDNGWVCIVGEKASN from the coding sequence ATGAACTGGGTGGAACTTTCAATTGTAGTAAATCATGATGTACAGGAATTTGTAACGAATATACTGGAAGAAAATGGTTCAAATGGCGTCGTTATTGAAGATTCAAATGACTTAAATGGACAACTTGCAGATAAATTCGGCGAAATATATGAATTAAATCCTAACGATTATCCTGAAAGTGGTGTTCGAATTAAGGCTTATTTTAATGAGCTTGATTTTTCTCAGACACTTAAATCTAAAATCTTAGAGAGCATAAAAGAATTAAGTGATCTTAATCAGGTTTTATTTGAATATAAAGAAGAAATTATCAAGGAATCTGATTGGGAAAACGAATGGAAAAACTATTTCCATCCATTTAAAGCATCTGACCATTTTACAATAGTTCCAAGTTGGGAAAGCTATCAAAAAGAGGATGACTCTGAGTTGTGCATCGAGTTGGATCCAGGTATGGCTTTTGGAACTGGTGATCATCCTACTACAAGCATGTGTTTAAATGCGATTGAACAATATGTTTCTCCTAAGGACAGTGTAATTGATGTTGGTACGGGTTCAGGTATTTTAAGTATTGCGTGTCATTTGCTTGGCGTAAAACACATTAAAGCAGTTGATCTGGATGAAATGGCGGTCAGGGTAGCTAAGGAAAACTTTGAAAAAAATTCTTGTGAAAAGGCAATTGAAACAACAACCGGTAACTTGTTGCATGAAGAATCAGGTAAATATGATGTTGTTATTGCAAATATCTTAGCGCATATTATTGATGAAATGATAGAAGACGCTTATAATACTTTAAATGAAAAGGGTCGCTTTATTACATCAGGAATTATAGAAGAAAAAAGCGATGAAATTACTGAACATATGAAGCGTGCAGGTTTTAATATCATTTCTATTAATCACGACAACGGTTGGGTTTGTATCGTTGGCGAGAAAGCGAGCAATTAA
- a CDS encoding 16S rRNA (uracil(1498)-N(3))-methyltransferase, translated as MQRYFINQNADENQRFFITDKEDIHHISNVMRNQPDDLIVITFNHSVVFKCRIISIENHEIEVELVEQQNSDTELPVEVTICSGLLKSDKYEWLLQKCTELGAAHFIPVQMQRSVAKLNQSKVDKKLVRWNKIVKEAAEQSYRLVIPTIEFVSNLQQVYVNIDRYDYVLIAYEDAAKGGEASQFKKALQNFKNGDRILIIFGPEGGLSEEEVDLFRDKSFIVGLGKRILRAETAPLYALSAISYEKELMG; from the coding sequence ATGCAAAGATATTTTATAAATCAAAACGCTGATGAAAATCAGCGTTTTTTTATTACAGACAAAGAGGATATACATCATATTTCTAATGTAATGCGAAATCAGCCTGATGACTTGATTGTTATTACTTTTAATCACAGTGTTGTTTTTAAATGCAGAATTATTTCTATAGAGAACCATGAAATTGAAGTAGAATTAGTAGAGCAACAAAATTCTGATACTGAATTACCTGTAGAAGTTACAATATGCAGTGGTTTACTTAAATCTGATAAATACGAATGGCTGCTACAAAAATGCACAGAATTAGGTGCTGCCCATTTTATTCCTGTCCAAATGCAGAGATCAGTTGCAAAACTAAATCAGAGTAAAGTTGATAAAAAGCTTGTACGTTGGAATAAGATTGTTAAAGAAGCAGCTGAACAAAGTTATCGCTTAGTAATCCCTACAATTGAATTTGTATCGAATTTACAGCAAGTATATGTTAATATAGATAGATATGATTATGTTCTTATCGCGTATGAAGATGCTGCTAAAGGAGGCGAAGCCAGCCAATTTAAAAAAGCACTTCAAAACTTTAAAAATGGAGACCGTATATTAATTATTTTCGGCCCCGAAGGCGGATTGAGCGAAGAAGAAGTTGATTTGTTCCGAGATAAAAGTTTTATCGTAGGATTAGGTAAACGTATTTTAAGAGCTGAAACTGCGCCGCTATATGCGTTAAGTGCAATAAGTTATGAAAAAGAATTAATGGGGTGA
- the mtaB gene encoding tRNA (N(6)-L-threonylcarbamoyladenosine(37)-C(2))-methylthiotransferase MtaB, with translation MSTVAFHTLGCKVNHYETEAIWQLFKDAGYDRVEFDTNADVFVINTCTVTNTGDKKSRQIIRRAIRKNPEAVVCVTGCYAQTSSAEIMEIPGVDVVVGTQDRTKLLDYIEEFKAEREPINGVGNIMKNRKYEELEVPYFTDRTRASLKIQEGCNNFCTFCIIPWARGLMRSRDPEKVVEQATTLVNSGYKEIVLTGIHTGGYGQDLKDYNLAQLLRDLETVEGLERIRISSIEASQLTDEVINVISNSNKVVRHLHVPLQSGSDSVLKRMRRKYSMAHFSERLMKLHDALPGLAVTSDVIVGFPGETEEEFQETYDFILKHHFSELHVFPYSARTGTPAARMDDQIDENIKNDRVHKLIELSNQLAKQYASHFEDEVLEVIPEEAGEHPGTLVGYADNYMKVEFEGDESLIGELVRVKITKAGYPLNEGHVVRVIDHASNRSEFTAII, from the coding sequence ATGTCAACTGTAGCTTTTCATACCTTAGGTTGTAAAGTTAACCATTATGAAACTGAAGCAATTTGGCAATTATTTAAAGACGCTGGCTATGATCGAGTGGAATTTGATACCAACGCAGATGTCTTTGTTATAAATACATGTACTGTTACGAATACTGGAGATAAAAAAAGCCGACAAATCATACGTCGTGCCATCAGAAAAAATCCTGAAGCAGTGGTCTGTGTCACAGGTTGTTATGCACAAACATCATCAGCTGAAATCATGGAAATTCCAGGGGTTGATGTAGTAGTTGGGACACAGGATCGAACTAAGTTACTAGATTATATTGAAGAATTCAAAGCAGAACGAGAACCTATCAATGGTGTAGGCAATATTATGAAAAATCGTAAATATGAAGAGTTAGAAGTTCCTTATTTTACAGACAGAACAAGAGCTTCTCTTAAAATTCAAGAAGGATGCAATAATTTCTGTACTTTTTGTATCATTCCATGGGCACGTGGCCTTATGCGTTCTAGAGACCCAGAAAAAGTGGTTGAACAAGCAACAACACTTGTTAATTCCGGCTACAAAGAAATTGTTCTTACAGGTATTCATACAGGCGGCTATGGTCAAGATTTAAAAGATTACAACTTAGCGCAGTTACTAAGAGATTTGGAAACTGTTGAAGGTCTTGAACGTATTAGAATTTCTTCAATAGAGGCGAGTCAATTAACTGACGAAGTTATTAATGTCATTTCAAATTCAAATAAAGTAGTACGTCACTTACATGTGCCATTACAATCAGGCTCTGATTCTGTATTGAAAAGAATGCGCAGAAAATATTCTATGGCACACTTTTCTGAGCGTTTGATGAAGTTACATGACGCATTACCTGGTTTAGCAGTAACGAGTGATGTAATTGTAGGCTTCCCTGGTGAAACTGAAGAAGAATTCCAAGAAACTTATGATTTTATTTTAAAACACCATTTTTCTGAATTACATGTCTTTCCATATTCTGCACGTACTGGTACACCAGCTGCAAGAATGGATGATCAAATTGATGAAAACATTAAAAATGACCGCGTTCATAAATTAATTGAATTAAGCAATCAATTAGCTAAACAATATGCTTCTCACTTTGAAGATGAAGTATTGGAAGTTATTCCTGAAGAAGCAGGAGAACATCCAGGTACGCTTGTAGGTTACGCTGACAACTATATGAAAGTGGAATTTGAAGGCGATGAGTCACTGATTGGTGAACTCGTTCGTGTAAAAATCACCAAAGCAGGTTACCCGTTAAATGAAGGTCATGTAGTCAGAGTAATCGACCATGCATCCAACCGTAGTGAATTCACAGCTATTATCTAA